AgtttcagccgatatgatcttcgtatgcattcgggagtcaatatgtcctgctagtaCCATTATttacttgcaattcggaaatgGTTTCTAGGTAGTGGCTGTTTAcatatgaacctaacgggtcacacacttaaaaggatagaatttaaaacttgcatgattaactctagtgcaagtgagagattgttggtgatataccTTAGAGGTGATCGTATACGCAGATGGATTTGCAAATGggatttaatataattaaaagttcattagggtttagagttatgatgagctttaatgtgattaaaggcatattagcgtgctctatataagatgAGACAGTGGCCGTGGGCATATTCATTCAACCACAAAAAAACCTAGCTGCCATCTCTTCTCGAACTCCCTACGAAACCCTAGTTGGTCACGGTGCTAGCACACAGGCGTAATACGTTTCATCCCTGTACATGTGGATACTGTGGAGGCGTTGCTGCGGTACTGATCGGTGATAAGGATATTATAACGAGATCGACTACTTTCTCTTCGTGGTCGACGAGGTGGTCGACGTGATCGACTACTCCCTCTTCGTGGTCGCGGTGGTGATagactacttcctcttcgtggtcGACGAGATGCTCGACTACTTCCTTTTCGTAGTCGTGGAGGTGGTTGAGGAGCGACGTTcctgctcggagctggtcgaggagtgcGACGCACCTGCTCAGAGCTGGTCAGAGAGTTGCCTCTTTATGCATTGATGTGCACAacattggatcggtctactgCAATTATTCTTTTACTGCGCTGCGCGTCTAATGttaacgatctatgatccctTACTTACATGGTTACCTGGTTAAATGTGGTAgagaaaaatttattttatgctagcgtagcATACTCATTCCCCAACATTACGGACCGATCACCTACCAAGGGATTTCGAAGAAGGGGTCTAGTAGTCCTATAGTTTTTTCTTATACAAGTCAGACACACACGCACATACACCACACGCACACCCACACACACCACGTTGGTGCCTCTAACACACATCTAACTAGATTGGAGGCCTCTAATCTCACGTAGCACGGGTACGCGCTTTAACTATTGAATGCATATGTGCATGTAtcattttcactaaaatttaattaaaaaataaacaccCATATTAAATTTAAGACTGGAATCTAGGTGGACAGAATATAAACTAGCCGAGCTAGCTCAGTTCTCGCGGTGCCACAGATTTGGGAAGCGAGCGAATGGGCGAACGAACAACTGCAAGAAGACATCCAAAGACGGAAAAACAGGGTCTGCGCGATCATAACCCTTGAAAATGTCACATATCCACACGCCCAGTCCCGCCTTTTCAAAATGTCACATATCCGTGACGAGGGGGTCGTGAAGAAACAGGAGCATACCCATCCTAGCTTGTCTTGGCTTTGCTCTCTCGTTCTATTGTGTCTTGCAACGGGACTCTCCTTTTCTCACCTCAACCACATCGTATGCTGGTACTGCTCCCCTATTTATACTCCGGCTAGCCCGCTGTGATTTGTGTTTTGATCCCTTCTTCCATGATGCTTTTGCTGCCAACAGCTTAGAGGACATGTGACTTTCGAGGGTTTAGACCAAGTGAGCATCTCTACGTCTGTACGATAATTGGTGGGCTAGAGATAAGCATATTATTTTGCTATACTTCCTCTGACAGTAGAGTTTGTTGTTCACATGTACGGTGTGCAAGGAAAAGCACAATTAGTACGGTGGTGGAGTTTGGGTGCATGATTCTACCTGTCAGGGTTCAAATCCTAATGTCCACCATTTAGATATTTGTGAGTTTAATGATTATGTGCATATTTAATTAGTACAGATGGTGGAAGTTATATTTCCTTCCTCTAAAAGAATGTACAGTCCGTAACCAACGAAAGACACTGCTGTCCTGCAGTCGTAATCTGCTCTGATCCAATTGCAGGATTCCGATCTGGCTTTCATTGTGTTAATAGAATCAGCATTGACTTGTTAATACTTTAGAAAGCATTTAGGAAGTATTGCTGATGGTATGAACAAGCATACGATGAATTGCCGATGCGCTCATATTAATCAATCAATTTTTGGAGGGACGTGCCAATTTGCAcattattttagttttttaaggAGGGCAGACGGCTCCCGATTTTTCTTAAGTGCGCGCCGCGAGTTATCCAGGCGGGAGCCTTCTTAGTGGGAGGTCTTACCAACCGAGACAACCGAGCTCAACTCGGTTCGCCACGTTATTTTAGCTTCAGGCGCTCAATTTTCAAATAGTAGGTGATGATTATCGACGCTGCTTGCCTCAGGGCCTGTTTTAGCTTCAGAATGTAGATTCCAGCTTTTAAAAGCTGAAGCTAAAGCAAACAGTCCGATTGTGAAAGCGAATTGTAACAATTTTGACTAAGATTGTGCAACAATCCACAATCTGATGGGGAGCAGCTTTTATAATCCATAATCAGCTTTTGAAAATCAAATGCTAATACAAAAATGCCCTCAATTTTCACAGAAAGAGTGAGCCTTTTTGGTGCAGCAGCAGACTGAAAAATGGCGGCTGACCTAGTTTCAGTTCAGCTTGAGAAGTAGAGATGACACCGAGTCCAGTGATCAAACTGGCAGACGGGACAAACTCGGGAATTTCTCTATGCAGTAGCGGTAGGGTGAAAATTCCTAAAGAAGACGGCTTATACACATGCTGAAGACAGAACCAGGTCAGAGAAGCAAATACGCATCAGCAATCATACCGTACGCTCCCCTTACAAACTTCTCAGTTGGAGCCCAAATGCATCTCAAACACCACATGTCATGGTGTCCAGGCCTATACAACGGTCACTAACCGCCTTCTTTCTGCCAGAGACAAGTCTGTAACTGATCTTTCTCCAACGTCCTCACCAGTCACCCTcagaagaagttgagcttgaaCCGGTTTCGGTTGACTGGAGTTCCAATGCTTCCATTTGGCTGACTTCGACATCTGGTCTGGTGCAGAAGTATAGGACATGGACTTGTTCTCACACCACTGTTTGATCTTATTGAAAAGTCGAAAAAACTCATGAGAAATAGTTATGCAAAGTGATTTCGTTGAGAGGGAGTAGCAGGGACAAACCTTATGGCCTAGCTTTTTTCCAGCAGAATCACCACTATTCTCAGCATTCTCACCCCACAAATCTGGTGATATCCGTGAGAGTTTATGGCCATATCATGGTTGGAATATGAACAAAACACAGGGGAAAATAGCTTAAAAATCGTTGATTAGGCACAGGGCCGGTCCTGATATTTGATAGGCCCGGGGGCAAAATAGAAAGAAGAGGCCCTTAATTTAGACATAAATTTACTTGTTATATGTATATAAGAAGATGTCTCCCAAAGGTGGCACCTTCCTACGCCCTACAAACAGTGCAACATATCCTATCAATTAGAGGTCTCACCTAAAAGAGTACCACAACAGTAAGTAAATCACAAAGGCCTATAGGAGACCGTTCAGCCAAACAGAAGTACTACAAAGTAGTCAGGCTTATCACACACCTAAACTTGTTATCAGGCAGCATCTCATGAAGTCATCTGCACGAATCAACCTAAATTCCCACATGCTAGTTTTGTTTTAAAACAATTCCATACTACATTCAAACTAAATAAATTGCAACCATCAAAACTGCAACTTTTAtagaacatgcatgcatggacatCATGCACATGCAGCTCAGGTGCCTGCAACTTTGGCTCACTTGGCCTAAGCATGCACTTAAGTGCAGGGACCTTAACAGCACATAACTTTATCAAGCACAAAGTTTATTACCTAAGGTACAACAAGAAGTGGTTGAGGACAAGTGGTAGGAAAACAAAAGGCAAGAAAAGGTTCAGAGAGTGCTAACTTTAAGTTTTTACTCAAGCATCACAGAATCCTACGGGCAAAGTGATGCTTCTCTTGCTCTGCTTGATGAGATCATAAACTTCAAGCTACAAGAAATAAAGGAATGTAAGtgttaatatttttttgtcatTTCGATCATACATGCTAAATTTGACATTTTCATATTGTATATTACTTCAAACATACCTTGAGATCAACCATGGAGCTTGAATTGTTCAAGAATGTCCAACCCAGAGAGAGAAGATAATCTTCCAACTGCCCACAGAGTTTGACCATGTAAATCACAATTACATCTAGATGAAAATGGTATATAAACACTAGAGATATTTTTTCACCTGAGGTAAAGGTAGAGCATGCCGCTCATCGAATGAAATAATCACATCTCCAGGTAAAATCCCAAGACTCTCAGCAGCAGAGTCACATGATACCTAGAGATATTAAAATAGTTACAATATTACCCAGTACCGACAATTTAATATAGACTAAATAGAGTTATATAAAGACATAACAGTGTCATACCATATCTACGATGAAACCACTGTCAATGTCGTGGTCAAGAAAGATTTCCTCCTGGAGTGACACATCCAGCAGCTCAATTGTCCTTATGCCCAAACCAAGTATGGGGCGAGCAATACGACTGAAATAAGTTGGATTTAGTCATTCAACAGTTTGATGTCAAGACCAGATCATTGTCTCTTAAATGATACGTTGACTCAAAGAGACACTAGATTAGGCCTAAAATACCAGCAGAGAACTAATTCTAGTATAATATTGTTCCACGTGTTAGATTTGATTACAAGGAGCACCAGGTCCCAAGAGAATTTCAGTAAATCTCAGTTATTTGTTCTTACCCTGAGACTATTAGCACTTCATACCATGTTTATGGTTATAACACTGCAATTTGTCCCAAGTTTAAGCATATGTCATTATGCTTGAAGGCTCTGGTAGGTGGGGCCCAACTCATCCAAGCTAGCAAGCAAGGGATGTCAGCAAAGTCACCAGCCAGTTTTCTTATGTACTACCCACATACATTGTTGTCACCCCACCCTTGCCAACACCAATGTGAGTTCTATTTCTTGAATTGACTAAATATAATGCCACATATTTCACTCAGTAGACATTAGAGAGTATAAACAGCGTTGCCGCAATGAAAAGTTTTAATAAACCTAACCATACTCTACATTTCGATGCATGTAGATAGGGTAAGACAAACCTGAACTTCAACCACATCTCAATGCATGTGACGATAGTAGAGATGGAAAGAACAACAGAATCTGGGCTCCGACAAAATGCCATCCCTATGACATTGCCATCGTGGTCAATCACGGGTCCTCCATTGCCACCCTGCATCAAAGAAATACTATTGAGTTAAATGAGCAAATAAGCAACAACATTACGAAATTATAATGAGAAACATTACTGTGTGTGCATTACCACAGGGACTTCACAGCTGAGAAACATCTGGTAGTTGCGCCCTAAATAAGCTGATTCCTGTAACCATAGAATTTCCCCATGCCTAGCCATCAAGGACGACTCTTTGTCCCTAGCCAACACAAAAACCTCCTGACCATAGTTCGGGCCAGATCCAATAGAAGGGCGCTGCAACGGAAAGTCTACATCGATCTCTAGTAGAGCAATATCATAATGATCGTTGAAGAACATAAGTTGTCCGTCCAAGATGGTCTTATTTGGCAAGCCAACGGATAGCTGAAAAGATGGGTTTGATTAGATATAGTTAAGCTGTGCAAAATATTTAAGATTAGGAGCGAAATAATAGCTGATCGGAAAAAGCATCACATATAAGAGCAAGATACAAGCCTGAGCTGATGATCTTGCTATGTGACGCACATATAAGAACACTGGATAGTGTTCCAGTAGCATGTTAAGGTTGAAGGTAATGAAAAGGGAGTGCATAAGCAGGGTAGGAGGTTATTATCACGAAAGTTGAGGCATGAACTATGACTAAAAGAAGCTGCATGCAGACATAATTAAATAGACACCATATTATCTGTATCAGAGTTCCATATAAAAGGAAATATCAGAATTTAACAAGCAAGATAAGTGgactgaaacaccactaaaaCATGACGGCAAGCAAATAAGAAGTGGCATGCCGCAATGAGAATGCTATGCAATCCAGTTAAAAATCACATGTCCTTCACACCAACTGCTAAAGTGAAGATCACTCATGGTAATTTCTACAATATACCTAAAGGAGAGCACTTGCATGATCCATGAAATTTAACACAGCAAGTTTTATTTGTACCTTGGGTACGGGATCAAGTAATGTACCCTCCTTGCAAACGACTTTAGAACAAGTCACTATTATAGTGTGCTGCTTCCCGTTAGATTCACGCTGACCCATGATGATGCCAGTACATTGTGGTCTCCTCGACCCATCTGCAAAACATAGACATGAATGTTATCATCAGCTAGGAGGAATTGATTGGGTGAATCTTGCTATAAGTTTATCAGCTAATTCTACCTTGTGTGACGGAGGAAACACTGACAATGGAGCGTGCCGCACCCCGAACCACCACCTTGTCTCTTGAGCTCTGCACGGCATCGGTGGTGTCTGGATCCTTGGGCTTCCTCCGGGTAGGAAGATTGTTACGAGGATCTAATGAAGGCGTAATTGAAAATGTAGCAAAAATTAAGGTATGTTCTTTTTATGCGATGAATATCTTTATTCTCAAACACAAAGTACACCACATAATTACATCTACACCCATACGCATCTAGACTTCCAATACTTTGGAAAGCAATGGCGAGTCAACGAAAAAggaacatttttttttggtaCAACTCTAGATAGGAACAGATTGGACATGGATTCCACGACCTCTCTGGTGGAGTTCACAAAACCATAAAAGAACATTTGTTTTAGTTAAAACTGTGGTTTTCAAAACTTCAGAGTTTGTAATATCCAAACAACTCCTAGTTTGTCAAAACCAAAGTATTTTTCCAAGCCTTAATATTCTTCAAAAATTTCAAATATACTACACCTAAGAAAAGCCTAACGtacattataaaaaaaaacaggcCAAATGTACAGCACTAAGAAATTCAGAAGGTAACCTTTTGCAAGAATCTCGCGAATCCTTCTACACTCCTCGCCCCACTTCCGTACATCCTTTGATTTGCTGGGCTTAGGGAATGGTGGGAAGCGAGGACGAGGCGGCAGGGTGCTGACAGGGGCAGCAGGTGAGGCATCGGAACCCTCCGTCCTCCTCTGCGGCATCTCCTCCTCTATGTCTGTGTTGCTCCCACCCACCAACTCTGTCGCCGCCGCCTgaatcttcttcctcttatTAGGAACCGGACCCGGATCTGCCGACTCTTCCGTTTCTAATAAGTCAGCCAGCGGCCCCGGACTACCCCCGCTCGCCGCCATAAACGGCCCCGGATCTTCGCTGCCAACCTGTCACTGCTAGCCGGCCCCGGTTTCGGCTCCCTTGCTCTAGAGGGTCGCCGCCTCCCCGGTCGCCACCGGGAGTTCGCGTCCCTGTTGATGTTGGCTCACTGTGGTCTTCACTCCTAAGCTGCTGTCGTCCTCCTCGGCGGCCTCCTCTCCTCACCGCTGGAGCAAACGGGGGTTGGATTGGAGCAGGTGCTTCCGTAGCTGGTATTtacctctctttatatagatcTAGACGAGAGGGCATACCTGATGTATGCTGGAAGAATAGTCGAATCTGAATCCGATACGAAATTGGTTGTGAAATCTAAAGTCCTTTTTGCAACCTGAATCGGACACAAACGGGGAAGGTGACGGCGAGCCAAGCGGGGAAGGTGATGCCTGAGCGATTGAGAGCAAGGGCAAAGGCAAGCGATGGCTGAGGGCGAGCTgcgtagagagagagagagagggcgacgGCGGCCGGCATTTGagagctcgccggcggcgagctggGCCGCGGCTTGGCCAGCGGTGGGCAGCAGTAGCTTCAACGCACAGTGGGGAATCGGTTTGGAGTGGAGGCGGCAACATGGAGAGGCGGGAGCTAGCTcagcggcggccatggcgggcTGCAGCGCTCGGTGCAGGGCGCTGGAGCGCTGTGGCGAGGGAGAAAGGAAGGGGAGGCGTGCGGGAGCATCGGTGGGGCACGGCGGAGCTCACCGTGGCTAAGGATCAAGGGAAGGGGCTGGCAGCCGGGAGATCGACGGAGGGGTTTAGGGTTTCcggataaaatttatttgctaaaatttaaaatttgatcaaaatttatCAGAATCGTCTCTCGTTAACCGTCGAATctgaccggttaccgagcaattttctcgatttatcgagcggttttctctaATTTTTCGTATTGTTGATAATCGCtcggttttcttgatttatcgagaggttttctcgattttcggtgaagttaaaaaaaaactaaatattagctcaatcttgtaaaaagcaataactaatttatctaaGCTTcgaatcaagtgaaacaaattttattgatttttttaacatgatctacatgataaaagtatttatactcataaaaaagttaaaaaaattctttgagAAAATGTTTATGTTAAActaagttaaatacatagtttactctttgctaatccaaaaatcatgaaactaattttgttagtctttttCATGATCccatgtcttttaaaaatacctgaactcatgaattaattattgtaacatgcaagattgtgtaaatatgttgcgactagattaattcataactgacccatcacacctctaaaattagtgaaaccatttttattagtttatttatactatgctttatttaggaaaaataatagtgaatattaaaaagttaattacaatgttgtttcttaatatattcactttatgcttgtgaactttgtaaaaattatagagaaattaataaaactttaaatgaagtgaaatcaattttaaagatcctcttaagatacatcctacgcaagaaaaatatgtgtttttatgttaagcttttacttaatatgagttaataactgagccgtacgtttcaactttttttcatttttttcaaactcctctctatagaatatgatgtaaacgatattattttttttaaaaaaaatcatagaaggtcttagaattgtgtctagttttttttaggatttttttgaatattttattttctttatttttcgaattttttgaatttaaatcggttaccgttcggtttttgaAACTGGACCGTAGCGTTAAAGTCGGTAACCGCAAATTTTGACGGGTTATCGTCAATAAATTGAACCCTAGCCGCGATCGGCTCGCCCTTGACTACCGGGACCCATTGGCGTAGCTAGGGGCGAAAGTAGAGCATCAATAATCCGAGTACACATTTTAACATAtgtataataataaaaatttaataCAATATATAAATAACAAAGAATTAATGATAGAAATACTCACCAAAATGAAAGATCTCATAACATTTATTATAATAACATAATAAAGGTAAATAACGCTGAAATTGTGAAAGAAATACAATCGTCATTAGCAAAATACACCATTCAACCTCGATGAcctacaaaatatataaaaaacaagACTTAACattttttaatgagacaatggCGGAAATTTCCTAAGTCAAATGCTCAACATGATCTACTTCCTGGCTAATACTACCCAATACTTCTTGAACCGATGGCATTGAGCTTCCTCCGATACCCACATTAACTATCAACTCCACGCAATAAACTTGAGAACCATTCATACAATCATTGTACAATTTTCAACCATTCTTTGACGCCAACTCCATAACAATATAGTAAGCCCTACCACCTCGGCCAACATCAAACCTTACACGTACGGTTACATTACATACATCCATATCAACATTCATAACTGAACTAACCCGAGCAACAATTTCATCAAAGCAAAGAGGGTTCCCAAATTTTAACACTTGCTCACTCATCTTATCAAACTCTCCATTTGCAATAACCATGTCACCACAAAACATACGAACAATCCGATCCATCTACACAAATCATCCAAACATTACACATATACAAAAATATCATCACTATAACGCATGCAAATCCTACATATTATCCATTTCAATCCGAAAGCCTCGTCATTTTATcacaacaattcaaaaatactcatatatatagaataACATGCATTGTTCATATACATTCAACCTTACCATATATGATTCGATTTCCTACGCTCAAATAATTGCATACATCCATAGCACGATATTTGACCTCCGATCTAACCCGAAACGTACGAATTTCATAGATCATCATCAACTAAATCCTAAATATTAAACCCTAACTACCCTTCAACTAACAATGCAAGctaaaataaccaaaaataCTTGAAGGGAGTGGGCAAATTACCTTCCTAGGACACTTTCCCGTGAAATCCCCTCCGAATCGGGTCCGATTGGTTGAGGAATGGGGGGAGGGGGACACTGGAGCCGCCGCAGTCGCTGGATGAGAGCaggcgctggaggaggaagatgagctACGGGAGGGAGGAAGGGCCGACGCGGCCTTTGTATGCAGCTAAGTCACGCCAAGTCTTTTGGCGTTGGACAGGCAGGTTCTTCAAGACAACCCCCGCATCCCTAGCACCATCTTGAG
This genomic window from Phragmites australis chromosome 7, lpPhrAust1.1, whole genome shotgun sequence contains:
- the LOC133924475 gene encoding putative protease Do-like 14: MAASGGSPGPLADLLETEESADPGPVPNKRKKIQAAATELVGGSNTDIEEEMPQRRTEGSDASPAAPVSTLPPRPRFPPFPKPSKSKDVRKWGEECRRIREILAKDPRNNLPTRRKPKDPDTTDAVQSSRDKVVVRGAARSIVSVSSVTQDGSRRPQCTGIIMGQRESNGKQHTIIVTCSKVVCKEGTLLDPVPKLSVGLPNKTILDGQLMFFNDHYDIALLEIDVDFPLQRPSIGSGPNYGQEVFVLARDKESSLMARHGEILWLQESAYLGRNYQMFLSCEVPVGGNGGPVIDHDGNVIGMAFCRSPDSVVLSISTIVTCIEMWLKFSRIARPILGLGIRTIELLDVSLQEEIFLDHDIDSGFIVDMVSCDSAAESLGILPGDVIISFDERHALPLPQLEDYLLSLGWTFLNNSSSMVDLKLEVYDLIKQSKRSITLPVGFCDA